The following proteins are co-located in the Verrucomicrobiia bacterium genome:
- the arfA gene encoding alternative ribosome rescue factor ArfA, translating to MSKPRVRVKWNTGERVHKPKKGKGSYHRRPKHHNKEQLP from the coding sequence GTGAGCAAACCACGTGTTCGCGTCAAGTGGAACACGGGCGAGCGGGTGCACAAGCCCAAGAAGGGCAAAGGCAGCTATCATCGCCGCCCGAAACATCACAACAAGGAACAGCTCCCATGA